Proteins encoded together in one Bactrocera neohumeralis isolate Rockhampton chromosome 4, APGP_CSIRO_Bneo_wtdbg2-racon-allhic-juicebox.fasta_v2, whole genome shotgun sequence window:
- the LOC126757316 gene encoding basic-leucine zipper transcription factor A, with the protein MDTTLTTWFSCNEETQCYDTNNNNSSNNAHNESNNMYNSQSNNNDNSNSTNYANTTDVQVTFNQRKPNELRQTRLQRQHEQLHHSPSSSPTPTQLVQSPDTLSATQTPVAQSAQHASVEKSRTPSLAQRLTRRKRLQRQKPTELDDADFAYAADLEEEDEEEEAVLKQQQQASTMFNVTPLMETMCPTELPAPTFAEKRLSHFQQQHHSTPFDGQPSSLPNCFATAGSISTFHHQHQHQHHQHQHQQHHHHHHQMHQHHIRERRLKHEESFDSSTTTTTNTTDTPASPASPLLRRHHFAMLKRDNSTHSESSSRYSSVDSLLEARKPDPEAILINLGFGPVGSEDILSRIPKRFLKPSQVRGIDTEAFVRRLQLASNLADHSVLGYRGLTGNPDIPPSRIVAKIMQRFEVNERKKSMGSIEHTI; encoded by the coding sequence ATGGACACGACACTCACCACCTGGTTCAGCTGCAATGAGGAAACACAATGTTAcgacacaaacaacaacaacagtagcaacaatGCGCACAATGAGAGTAACAATATGTACAACAGTCAGAGCAATAACAATGACAATAGCAATAGCACTAATTATGCCAACACAACTGACGTACAAGTCACATTTAATCAGCGCAAGCCGAACGAACTACGCCAGACGCGTTTGCAACGTCAGCACGAGCAGCTGCATCACTCGCCGTCGTCGTCGCCGACACCGACACAATTAGTACAATCACCTGACACGCTAAGTGCAACGCAAACTCCAGTGGCACAAAGTGCGCAGCACGCGAGCGTTGAGAAGTCCCGTACGCCGAGCTTAGCACAGCGTTTGACGCGTCGCAAGCGTTTGCAACGACAGAAACCCACCGAACTGGACGATGCCGATTTTGCCTACGCCGCCGATCTGGAAGAGGAGGATGAAGAGGAGGAGGCGGTGctcaagcagcaacaacaggcgTCCACCATGTTCAATGTGACGCCGCTGATGGAGACAATGTGCCCGACGGAGCTACCGGCACCCACGTTTGCGGAAAAGCGCTTGAGCCACTTCCAGCAGCAACATCACAGCACACCATTCGATGGACAGCCATCATCCTTGCCGAACTGCTTTGCAACCGCCGGTTCGATCAGCACCTTCCATCACCAacatcaacaccaacaccatcagcaccaacaccaacagcatcatcatcatcatcaccaaaTGCATCAGCATCATATACGCGAGCGTCGCCTTAAGCATGAGGAGTCCTTCGACTCGTCGACCACCACAACAACCAACACCACCGATACGCCGGCCAGTCCGGCGAGTCCGTTGTTGCGTCGCCATCATTTTGCCATGTTGAAGCGTGATAATTCCACACACTCGGAATCGTCGAGTCGTTACTCGAGTGTGGATAGTTTATTGGAGGCGCGCAAACCCGATCCCGAAGCTATATTGATCAATTTGGGTTTCGGTCCGGTCGGTTCGGAGGATATACTCTCACGCATACCGAAACGTTTTCTCAAGCCGTCACAGGTGCGCGGCATCGATACAGAGGCTTTCGTACGTCGCCTGCAATTGGCCAGCAATCTTGCCGATCACAGCGTGTTGGGCTATCGTGGTCTCACCGGCAATCCGGATATACCGCCATCGCGTATTGTCGCTAAAATCATGCAACGTTTCGAGGTGAATGAGCGCAAAAAGTCAATGGGCTCCATTGAGCACACCATTTGA